DNA sequence from the Candidatus Poribacteria bacterium genome:
TAAAAATGTTCCGCTATGCCTTCGAGTGCACCGCCTAGGAGTTCCTCGCTTTTGCCGTAAAGTGGGGCGGTATCGATGTAATTGATCCCCAATTCGAGTGCATGTTTCACCACTTCGTCCGTACTCTCTTGGGCACGTTCGGGGTCATCTCCCATCAGGTATGCCCCGCCGAGACTGACTTCACTGATCTCCCAGCCTGTTCTTCCCATCTCTCTATATTTCATTTTTTACCTCATAGTTTTTATTCGGGCGGGGACCAAGGGAGCCCCTTTTCGGTCACATCGATCATTTTCTGCAGCTTGTCGACGACGTATTGGACATGGATGGTGATGAGTGCTTCACCTTTCTCGACAGTGGCAAGCAGAGCATTCTCTTGGCGGGCGCGGTCACGCGGATTTTCCGGATTCGGTCCGCCTTGGGGCCAACCTTCTTTGGAAAAAGGTTCGAGATACGCCTCCACTTCGGGCGATAGGTTATGGGCGTAATCCAAGTTAGC
Encoded proteins:
- a CDS encoding aldo/keto reductase, whose translation is MKYREMGRTGWEISEVSLGGAYLMGDDPERAQESTDEVVKHALELGINYIDTAPLYGKSEELLGGALEGIAEHF